The Acidobacteriota bacterium nucleotide sequence ACATCCTGCTCGCGCGCCAGGTCGGCGTCCCGTCGCTGGTGGTTTTCCTGAACAAGGTGGACGCCGTCGACGACCCCGAGCTGCTCGAGCTCGTGGAACTGGAGGTGCGCGAGCTCCTCAGCAGCTACGAGTTCCCGGGTGACGACGTTCCGGTCGTCCTGGGTTCGGCGCTTCAGGCTCTGGAGGGAGATACGGACGGTGAAAAGGCGATCGAGGAGCTGATGGCGGCAGTCGACGACTACGTCCCGCTGCCGGAGCGCGACGTCGACAAGCCGTTCCTCATGCCGATCGAGGACGTCTTCTCCATCTCGGGCCGTGGCACGGTCGTGACCGGACGCGTCGAGCGCGGCAAGGTCAATACCAGTGAAGAGGTCGAGATCGTCGGTTTCGCGGAGACGCGCAAGAAGGTCGTGACCGGCGTAGAGATGTTCCGGAAGCTGCTCGACGAGGGCGTCGCCGGCGACAACATCGGCGTGCTGCTGCGCGGCACGGAGAAGGACGAGGTGGAGCGGGGCCAGGTCCTTGCGAAGCCGAAGTCGATTACGCCCCACACGAAGTTCAAGGGCGAGGTGTACGTCCTCACCAAGGAGGAGGGGGGACGGCACACCCCGTTCTTCAAGGGGTACCGGCCGCAGTTCTACCTGCGGACGACGGACGTGACGGGTGTGGCGGAGCTGCCGGACGGCGTCGAAATGGTGATGCCCGGCGACAACGTGTCGATCACGGTGGAGCTGATCACGCCGGTCGCGCTCGAGAAGGGGTTGCGGTTCGCGATCCGTGAAGGCGGCCGAACGGTCGGCTCGGGGACGATTACCGACATCGTCGAGTAGGCGGGCACGCGGAACGGACCGGGAGGCGTCACCATGCGCAGTATCGTGATTCTGGCGTGTACGGAGTGCAAACGGCGAACCTACACGACCACGAAGAACAAGCGGACGACGCCCGACCGGCTGGAGATGAAGAAGTACTGCCGGTGGTGCCGGGCACACAAGCCGCACCGGGAGACGAAGTAGTGCGGTGGCGCGGGGCGCCCGCGTCATACGCCGGAGATAAGCAGGCCAGTAGCTCAATTGGTAGAGCACCGGTCTCCAAAACCGGGGGCTGGGGGTTCGAGCCCCTCCTGGCCTGCCAGTTTTCACTGAGGACCTAGAGGAGACGACGTGAAGCCCGCAAGGACGAAGACCGCGCGCGAGGTGACC carries:
- the tuf gene encoding elongation factor Tu gives rise to the protein MAKEKFDRSKPHVNIGTIGHIDHGKTTLTAAITSVMAKNDPTNTVRAFDEIDNAPEEKERGITIATAHVEYTTANRHYAHVDCPGHADYIKNMITGAAQMDGAILVVAATDGVMPQTREHILLARQVGVPSLVVFLNKVDAVDDPELLELVELEVRELLSSYEFPGDDVPVVLGSALQALEGDTDGEKAIEELMAAVDDYVPLPERDVDKPFLMPIEDVFSISGRGTVVTGRVERGKVNTSEEVEIVGFAETRKKVVTGVEMFRKLLDEGVAGDNIGVLLRGTEKDEVERGQVLAKPKSITPHTKFKGEVYVLTKEEGGRHTPFFKGYRPQFYLRTTDVTGVAELPDGVEMVMPGDNVSITVELITPVALEKGLRFAIREGGRTVGSGTITDIVE
- the rpmG gene encoding 50S ribosomal protein L33, giving the protein MRSIVILACTECKRRTYTTTKNKRTTPDRLEMKKYCRWCRAHKPHRETK